In one window of Megalopta genalis isolate 19385.01 chromosome 4, iyMegGena1_principal, whole genome shotgun sequence DNA:
- the fu gene encoding STKc_STK36 domain-containing protein fused produces the protein MALGAYTACELVGEGSFGQVFKAKRYFDGETVAIKAVQKHGRSNDELKSLRQEWEIQRELQHPNIVPIYGCYENKTEIWVETEYVAKDLHKVLKTSKNCRLSIERTQAITCDLVSALYYLHSKGILHRDIKPQNVLIKQNGQAMLCDFGFARSMQTGTRVLTSIKGTPLYMAPELIEEQPYDHNVDLWSLGCIVFEIVTGAPPFNTNSILHLIRLIRDVRIKWPDFISDSCKSFLQRLLQKDPSRRLTWPALLVDPFVKDGVLIIDGDANNASLATKNDLTKDDSVPRNNSLSDWNPTMVESNIENEEWIAFLQKSMEEIMDGEMDSLLQQNCVSVFVSPLRNPRASCRVVKYVACLLSLPFVVSNGQPKDCLSKIEKIYLDVWVVPNLVFALKLFMFKESRNTNKTCKSGNTDSSLATNWNANRLETLEHAILLLCRLIHNQQRFLAQFCDAIYLVDGIEFLKELLKLREERILGNLVAIFNEILRSQPENANLVKTVVLIWDKPEDAAVMLCRLVAASDDVTAARCCRLIRLLGGCFRTTLESVWSNVLNVGILSAKTLNDIGPEFPETGDETRALSAIEDR, from the exons ATGGCGCTCGGGGCATATACAGCATGCGAATTGGTTGGCGAAGGTTCGTTCGGACAAGTGTTCAAAGCTAAACGATACTTCGACGGTGAAACGGTAGCTATTAAAGCTGTTCAAAAG CATGGAAGATCGAACGACGAACTGAAAAGTTTGCGTCAAGAATGGGAGATCCAACGCGAGCTTCAACATCCAAATATAGTGCCGATATATGGATGCTACGAGAATAAAACCGAG ATATGGGTTGAAACGGAATACGTGGCCAAAGACTTGCACAAGGTGTTGAAGACTAGTAAAAATTGCAGACTGTCCATCGAAAGAACTCAAGCGATAACGTGCGATCTGGTCTCCGCGTTGTATTACTTGCACTCCAAGGGAATATTGCACAG GGACATTAAACCGCAAAACGTATTGATCAAGCAGAACGGACAAGCGATGCTGTGCGACTTTGGTTTCGCCCGCAGCATGCAAACGGGCACACGGGTATTGACTTCCATAAAAGGAACGCCGTTGTACATGGCCCCGGAGCTTATAGAGGAACAGCCTTACGATCACAACGTGGATTTATG GTCGCTCGGCTGTATCGTGTTCGAGATAGTTACCGGTGCGCCACCTTTCAATACAAATTCGATTTTACACTTGATCAGATTGATAAGAGACGTACGGATAAAGTGGCCAGATTTTATTTCCGATAGCTGCAAGAGTTTCCTACAG AGACTACTGCAGAAGGATCCGTCGCGAAGGTTGACGTGGCCCGCCCTTTTGGTGGATCCATTCGTGAAGGACGGAGTCCTGATAATCGACGGAGACGCGAACAACGCGTCGCTAGCGACGAAGAACGATTTAACGAAAGACGACTCCGTACCGCGAAACAACAGTTTATCCGATTGGAATCCAACGATGGTCGAAAGTAATATCGAAAACGAAGAATGGATCGCGTTCTTGCAGAAATCTATGGAGGAAATCATGGACGGCGAAATGGATTCGTTGCTGCAACAAAATTGTGTCTCGGTATTCGTGTCACCGCTGAGAAATCCACGGGCCAGTTGTCGAGTCGTGAAATACGTAGCTTGTCTTCTCTCGTTACCATTCGTCGTCTCGAACGGTCAGCCGAAAGACTGTCTCTCGAAAATCGAGAAAATATATTTGGACGTTTGGGTCGTACCGAATCTTGTGTTCGCACTGAAACTTTTCATGTTCAAGGAGTCCCGTAATACGAACAAGACCTGTAAATCTGGGAACACGGATAGCAGTCTCGCGACCAATTGGAACGCGAACCGCCTCGAAACCCTGGAACACGCGATACTTTTGCTTTGCAGGCTAATTCACAATCAGCAGAGATTTCTGGCTCAGTTTTGCGACGCGATCTATCTCGTCGATGGAATCGAGTTTctaaaagaattgttaaaattgAGGGAGGAACGGATTCTCGGTAATCTCGTTGCGATTTTTAACGAAATACTGCGATCTCAGCCCGAAAACGCGAATCTAGTGAAAACCGTTGTTCTAATCTGGGATAAACCGG AGGACGCAGCGGTGATGCTTTGCCGCCTCGTAGCGGCCTCGGACGACGTAACAGCCGCAAGATGTTGCCGTTTGATCCGACTGCTGGGCGGATGTTTTCGCACGACATTGGAAAGCGTATGGTCGAACGTGTTGAACGTCGGTATACTGAGTGCGAAAACGTTGAACGACATCGGTCCAGAGTTTCCCGAA ACCGGCGACGAGACGAGGGCACTTTCCGCGATCGAAGATCGATGA
- the LOC117227762 gene encoding seminal metalloprotease 1 isoform X1 produces the protein MKFGIVEKNVASTRSTLSLSSFSLSVFLLSVATVTSTTVRGDVPVVPPTPKHRGIFDETHAHRIIANRIQSWSREDRENLWELSGLFEGDIMLYPSEEGDVESKNGLVKTASRWPAGIVPYHIKEEDFDEEEIELIERAMDEYHESTCIRFRPYEKTDVDYVAIEGKTSGCWSLVGRHDRGQVLNLQSPGCVHHGVIVHELMHALGFYHQQSAADRDRWVVINWTNVKPGKEHNFNKYDNRTVTDYGIGYDYASVMHYSSHAFSKNGEPTITPKEKGAKLGQRKGLSEKDVLKLRAMYEEECRNR, from the exons ATGAAATTTGGAATCGTCGAGAAAAATGTCGCGTCGACGCGGTCGACGTTATCGTTATCGTCCTTCTCCTTGTCGGTCTTCTTGCTATCGGTTGCGACGGTAACTTCGACGACGGTACGAGGCGACGTACCGGTGGTTCCACCGACTCCGAAGCACCGAGGCATCTTCGACGAAACGCACGCGCATCGAATCATTG CAAACCGTATACAGTCTTGGTCGAGGGAGGACAGGGAGAATCTCTGGGAACTGAGCGGCCTGTTCGAAGGAGACATAATGCTGTACCCGTCGGAGGAAGGAGACGTCGAATCGAAGAACGGTTTGGTCAAGACCGCGTCCCGTTGGCCCGCCGGAATAGTACCGTACCATATAAAGGAAGAAGATTTCG ACGAAGAAGAGATCGAGCTGATCGAACGCGCCATGGACGAGTACCACGAGAGCACGTGCATACGTTTCCGACCTTACGAGAAGACGGACGTCGACTACGTCGCGATCGAAGGGAAAACGTCCGGGTGTTGGTCTTTGGTCGGTCGACACGATCGCGGGCAAGTATTGAATTTACAAAGTCCAGGATGCGTGCACCACGGCGTGATCGTTCACGAATTGATGCACGCGCTGGGCTTTTATCACCAACAGAGCGCGGCGGATCGCGACCGGTGGGTCGTTATAAATTGGACGAACGTGAAACCAG GCAAAGAACACAATTTCAACAAATACGACAATCGGACCGTTACCGATTACGGGATCGGCTACGACTACGCCAGCGTGATGCACTACAGTTCTCACGCGTTTTCGAAAAACGGCGAACCGACCATTACTCCAAAA GAAAAAGGAGCGAAGCTCGGGCAACGAAAGGGTCTTAGCGAGAAGGACGTGCTCAAGTTGCGAGCGATGTACGAGGAAGAGTGTCGCAACCGATGA